The Impatiens glandulifera chromosome 3, dImpGla2.1, whole genome shotgun sequence genome contains a region encoding:
- the LOC124931603 gene encoding cytochrome P450 CYP72A219-like, which produces MYEIWSYVLAAAAVIAAAAAWWGWRIVWLKPKRMEKHLKCQGYVGNPYKVLFGDLKDFSALNKHARSTPISFSDDILPRAAPFLHKSINTFGKKSIMWFGHMPRVHLTDTELVKEVLSKNFKYVKTKINPLVKLLLTGLLRYDLDQWAKHRKIINPAFHMDKLKLMLPAFHVSCLEMINELQKATTNESTKEVDVWPYLQTLTADVISRTAFGSSYEEGRKIFQLLKIQAELVTKAVSTLYIPGWRFIPTKRNMRMKKIAKQIDNLLINLINKRVNALKAGESNNEDLLNILLESNFREDKCGKMMGMTIKEVVDECKVFYFAGQETTAALLVWTMVLLAHHQEWQHRAREEVFQVFGKDNKPNFDGLNRLKIVTMILNEVLRLYPPVVQFSRTINEDMKLGESLHLQAGTLIALPIILLHHDKEVWGDDAKEFKPERFAEGISKATKGQFSYLPFSWGPRVCIGQNFALLEAKMAVAMILQHFSFELSPLYTHAPWPTIILQPQFGAPLIMHQI; this is translated from the exons ATGTATGAGATATGGAGCTATGTAttggcggcggcggcggtgaTAGCGGCGGCGGCGGCGTGGTGGGGATGGAGAATTGTTTGGTTGAAGCCGAAGAGGATGGAGAAGCATCTGAAATGCCAAGGCTACGTGGGAAATCCATATAAGGTTCTGTTTGGAGATCTTAAAGACTTCTCAGCCCTAAATAAACATGCCCGTTCTACCCCTATCTCTTTTTCAGACGACATCCTTCCACGCGCCGCTCCCTTTCTTCACAAATCCATCAACACCTTTG gAAAGAAATCAATAATGTGGTTTGGACACATGCCAAGAGTGCACCTTACAGATACAGAGCTTGTGAAGGAAGTGTTATCAAAGAATTTCAAATATGTTAAGACCAAAATAAATCCTCTAGTTAAACTCTTACTTACAGGACTTCTTAGATATGATCTTGATCAATGGGCTAAACatagaaaaatcatcaatcCTGCTTTTCATATGGACAAGTTAAAGCTTATGCTTCCAGCATTCCATGTTAGTTGCCTTGAGATGATAAACGAATTGCAAAAGGCAACAACAAATGAATCGACAAAAGAAGTCGATGTTTGGCCATATTTACAAACTCTAACAGCGGATGTCATTTCTCGAACTGCTTTTGGTAGTTCTTATGAAGAAGGAAGGAAGATATTTCAGCTTCTTAAAATACAAGCTGAGCTCGTTACTAAAGCTGTAAGCACACTATACATCCCAGGATGGAg GTTTATACCCACGAAGAGAAACatgagaatgaagaagatagcaaaacaaatagacaatttACTTATAAATCTGATCAATAAGAGAGTAAATGCATTGAAAGCTGGTGAATCTAACAATGAAGACTTGCTAAATATATTGCTAGAATCGAACTTCAGGGAGGATAAATGTGGAAAGATGATGGGGATGACTATTAAAGAAGTGGTGGACGAATGCAAAGTTTTCTACTTTGCTGGTCAAGAGACTACCGCGGCTTTACTTGTTTGGACAATGGTTCTATTGGCTCACCATCAAGAATGGCAACACCGAGCCAGAGAAGAAGTCTTTCAAGTATTTGGAAAAGATAACAAACCTAATTTTGATGGGCTTAATCGCCTTAAGATT GTGACAATGATACTAAACGAGGTTCTAAGGCTGTACCCGCCTGTAGTGCAATTCAGTAGAACTATTAATGAAGACATGAAACTAGGAGAATCACTTCATTTGCAAGCTGGGACATTAATAGCTTTGCCCATAATATTACTTCACCATGACAAAGAGGTTTGGGGAGATGATGCCAAAGAATTCAAGCCAGAGAGATTTGCGGAAGGGATATCCAAGGCGACAAAAGGTCAGTTCTCCTACTTACCATTTAGTTGGGGACCGAGAGTTTGCATTGGGCAAAACTTTGCTTTGTTAGAAGCGAAAATGGCTGTGGCAATGATCCTACAACACTTCTCATTTGAACTTTCTCCTTTGTATACTCATGCCCCATGGCCTACCATCATCCTTCAACCTCAGTTTGGTGCTCCTTTAATTATGCATCAAATATAG
- the LOC124932088 gene encoding uncharacterized protein LOC124932088 isoform X1, protein MWSRSFFIFIAFLSLLFASFLSASDLRFPHDESMAPEITTPMMPNKGEMAVRMMMMKTTNENRRRLGSFQICSACTCCGAKGYCLLSPCCYAINCNLPNRPFGFCSFTPKACNCFGCHL, encoded by the exons ATGTGGTCACGaagcttcttcatcttcatagcTTTTCTTTCCCTACTGTTTGCGTCCTTCTTAAGCGCAAGCGACCTCCGATTCCCCCAT GACGAATCGATGGCGCCGGAAATAACAACGCCAATGATGCCGAATAAAGGGGAGATGGCggtgaggatgatgatgatgaagacaaCGAACGAGAATAGAAGAAGATTGGGAAGTTTTCAGATATGTTCTGCTTGTACTTGCTGCGGTGCTAAAGGGTATTGCTTGCTTTCTCCTTGCTGTTATGCCATTAATTGCAATCTTCCAAACAGGCCCTTTGGATTCTGCTCTTTCACTCCCAAGGCCTGCAATTGCTTTGGTTGCCATCTTTAG
- the LOC124932088 gene encoding uncharacterized protein LOC124932088 isoform X2 produces the protein MAPEITTPMMPNKGEMAVRMMMMKTTNENRRRLGSFQICSACTCCGAKGYCLLSPCCYAINCNLPNRPFGFCSFTPKACNCFGCHL, from the coding sequence ATGGCGCCGGAAATAACAACGCCAATGATGCCGAATAAAGGGGAGATGGCggtgaggatgatgatgatgaagacaaCGAACGAGAATAGAAGAAGATTGGGAAGTTTTCAGATATGTTCTGCTTGTACTTGCTGCGGTGCTAAAGGGTATTGCTTGCTTTCTCCTTGCTGTTATGCCATTAATTGCAATCTTCCAAACAGGCCCTTTGGATTCTGCTCTTTCACTCCCAAGGCCTGCAATTGCTTTGGTTGCCATCTTTAG
- the LOC124931493 gene encoding uncharacterized protein LOC124931493 — MSKRVGGGRDRKDSLLTRIVTSVFSFVRFSEFEILFVLFLFVAFLIFKDLTARPEYNQIFVKKHGDGGGPDWWSN; from the exons ATGTCAAAACGAGTGGGCGGTGGACGGGATCGAAAGGACTCGCTCTTAACTCGGATCGTAACGTCGGTTTTCTCCTTCGTCCGATTCTCCGAGTTCGAGATCCTCTTCGTCCTCTTCCTTTTTGTTGCTTTCTTGATCTTCAAAGATCTG ACTGCAAGACCAGAATACAACCAGATCTTTGTGAAGAAGCACGGTGACGGCGGCGGCCCTGACTGGTGGTCCAATTAG
- the LOC124932436 gene encoding GDT1-like protein 3 — translation MGLGSNPWKKAALILLISLAALSVSAQDSVLSNENEESNGSIVGHLGRRSKMVLRKIGRDEVNIDDPDSVGVDLGLEASGLGFVDAFFSSLVIIILNELGDETFIIAALMAMRHPKSIVLSGALSALVVMTVLSTGLGRIVPNLISRKHTNRAATILYAFFGLRLLYIAWRSSDSKSAQKKEMEEVEEKLETGQGKTTIRRILSRFCTPIFLESFILTFLAEWGDRSQIATIALATHKHAVGVAIGAILGHTACTSLAVAGGAVLAARISQRTVAAFGGMLFLVFSLYSHFYPPL, via the exons ATGGGTTTGGGATCAAACCCTTGGAAGAAGGCTGCTCTCATCCTCCTGATCTCTTTGGCCGCGCTTTCTGTGTCGGCTCAG GATTCTGTTCTGagcaatgaaaatgaagaatcaAATGGATCCATCGTCGGCCATCTGGGTCGCCGTAGCAAG ATGGTTCTGAGAAAAATTGGAAGGGATGAGGTGAACATTGATGATCCTGATTCAGTTGGTGTAGATCTTGGCCTAGAGGCTTCTGGTCTAGGATTTGTTGATGCGTTCTTTTCGAGTTTGGTGATCATAATTCTAAATGAG CTTGGAGACGAGACTTTTATAATAGCAGCCCTAATGGCTATGCGTCACCCAAAATCCATTGTTTTGTCGGGTGCTCTCAGTGCTTTGGTTGTAATGACA GTGCTTTCCACTGGCCTTGGAAGGATTGTGCCAAATTTGATATCACGGAAGCATACAAATAGAGCTGCCACAA TTCTCTATGCCTTCTTTGGACTGAGGTTGCTTTACATTGCATGGAGGTCATCAGATTCCAAATCAGCGCAAAAGAAAGAAATGGAGGAG GTGGAAGAAAAACTTGAAACGGGACAAGGAAAAACCACAATCCGCAGGATACTTTCTAGATTTTGTACACCTATATTTTTGGAG TCATTTATCTTGACTTTTCTAGCCGAATGGGGTGATCGCAGTCAGATTGCAACAATTGCT CTTGCCACACACAAACATGCAGTTGGGGTTGCAATCGGAGCTATTTTAGGTCACACCGCTTGTACATCTCTGGCAGTAGCCGGAGGCGCAGTCCTTGCAGCCAGGATCTCCCAGAGAACCGTTGCAGCTTTTGGAGGAATGCTTTTCCTAGTCTTCTCCTTGTACTCCCACTTCTATCCTCCTCTATAA
- the LOC124932151 gene encoding tyrosine-protein phosphatase DSP5-like, giving the protein MADLIVERGKREELVPPINFSMVEEGIYRSGFPQESNFGFLKNLNLKSIVYLCPEPYPKQNLEFLQSNGVRLFQFGIDGTKEENIPGKIITEALKVLIDVRNHPVLVHCKRGKHRTGCLIGCIRKLQNWRLSSVFEEYQDFAGAKSRATDLNFLKNYDMTHLTQCLYSIIYRYQGLGSKKRRLLNDRDESVQITPRVTTI; this is encoded by the exons ATGGCTGATTTGATAGTGGAGAGAGGGAAAAGGGAAGAATTAGTCCCGCCGATCAATTTCTCGATGGTTGAAGAGGGGATTTACAGATCTGGGTTCCCACAAGAATCCAATTTTGGGTTTCTCAAGAATCTTAATCTGAAATCCATTGT ATATTTATGTCCTGAACCTTACCCTAAACAGAATTTGGAATTCTTGCAATCAAATGGTGTTAGGCTCTTCCAATTTGGGATCGATGGGACTAAG GAGGAGAATATTCCAGGAAAAATCATCACAGAGGCTCTAAAAGTCTTGATTG ACGTGAGAAATCATCCGGTTTTGGTTCATTGTAAACGCGGAAAG CATAGGACTGGTTGTCTGATTGGATGTATAAGGAAGCTTCAAAACTGGCGTCTTTCATCTGTCTTTGAGGAATACCAGGATTTTGCCGGGGCTAAATCGAGGGCAACAGACCTGAATTTTCTGAAGAACTACGATATGACACACTTAACTCAATGTCTTTACAGCATTATTTATCGGTATCAAGGATTAGGTTCGAAGAAAAGGAGGTTACTCAACGATCGAGATGAATCTGTGCAGATTACTCCGAGAGTAACTACCATTTAG
- the LOC124930830 gene encoding isopentenyl-diphosphate Delta-isomerase I-like — protein MSSSIHSSIAFKLSSSLKTLLVSSKIYSSRKSLSLSFSPPFRHSLRLSYHRTSTDIISMTDAADMDAVQRRLMFEDECILVDENDNVVGHDTKYNCHLMEKIETGKMLHRAFSVFLFNSKYELLLQQRSATKVTFPLVWTNTCCSHPLFRESELVEEKTLGVRNAAQRKLLDELGIPAEDVPVDQFMPLGRMLYKAPSDGKWGEHELDYLLFIVRDVGLHPNPDEVAEIKYVNREQLKELLRKADAGEDGLKLSPWFRLVVDNFLFKWWEHVEKGTLSDAADMDSIHKLT, from the exons ATGTCAAGTTCCATTCACAGCAGCATCGCATTTAAACTCTCCTCTTCCCTGAAAACATTGTTAGTCTCTTCTAAGATTTATTCTTCTCgcaaatctctctctctctccttctcTCCACCTTTCAGACACTCTCTTCGTCTCTCCTACCACCGCACCTCCACCGACATAATTTCAATGACCGACGCAGCAGACATGGACGCCGTTCAGAGGCGTCTCATGTTTGAAGACGA ATGTATATTGGTGGATGAGAATGATAATGTTGTTGGTCATGACACCAAATACAACT GTCATCTGATGGAAAAGATTGAAACTGGAAAAATGCTGCACAGAGCCTTCAGTGTATTTTTATTCAACTCAAAATATGAATTACTCCTTCAG CAACGATCTGCCACAAAAGTAACATTTCCCCTTGTTTGGACGAACACCTGCTGCAGCCATCCACTATTCAGAGAATCTGAGCTTGTTGAGGAGAAGACACTAG GTGTAAGAAATGCTGCCCAGAGGAAGCTTTTGGATGAACTTGGCATTCCAGCCGAAGATGTGCCTGTTGATCAGTTTATGCCATTGGGTCGCATGCTATACAAGGCCCCTTCTGATGGAAAGTGGGGAGAGCATGAAC TTGACTACTTGCTCTTCATTGTACGGGATGTGGGACTTCACCCAAATCCTGATGAGGTGGCGGAGATAAAATACGTGAACAGGGAGCAGTTGAAGGAACTGTTAAGGAAAGCAGACGCTGGAGAAGATGGTTTGAAGCTATCACCTTGGTTCAGATTAGTGGTAGACAATTTTCTGTTCAAGTGGTGGGAGCATGTTGAGAAAGGTACACTCAGTGATGCTGCTGATATGGATTCCATCCACAAACTGACTTAG